A part of Acropora palmata chromosome 8, jaAcrPala1.3, whole genome shotgun sequence genomic DNA contains:
- the LOC141890406 gene encoding syntaxin-5-like, with protein sequence MITRRRRTRSSGEENTTLVEYSSENNFITASLDMTTCRDRTSEFISAVKSLQSRQGNNFTGGRLDHQRPNGLQKSQFFLIAKHIGKDISNTFAKLEKLAILAKKKSLFDDRPMEIQELTYIIKQDITSLNQQIGQLQELVRSKAGTQGKHLQTHSNTVVLSLQSKLAKMSKDFKGVLEVRTENLKQQKERREQFSQGSAVDSLPPTAIQGSVLQRSNAARGIGQGGSDAVAIDMDQLDNRTLMNSDMSQIQIVEQQDDYINARATAMENIESTIVELGSIFQELAHMVKEQEEQIQRIDANVEATELNVEAAHGELLKYFQSVTSNRWLIIKVFCVLIIFFIIFVVFMT encoded by the exons ATGATCACTAGACGCCGCCGAACAAGATCGAGCGGTGAAGAGAACACTACTCTTGTGGAATATTCTAgtgaaaataactttattacaGCGTCTTTAGACATGACGACTTGTAGAGACAGAACCTCAGAGTTTATCTCTGCCGTAAAGTCGCTCCAATCACGACAG GGCAATAACTTCACTGGTGGACGGTTAGATCATCAGAGACCCAATGGACTCCAAAAAAGTCAATTCTTCCTCATTGCCAA acaCATTGGCAAAGACATCAGTAACACTTTTGCAAAACTGGAGAAGCTTGCTATAT TGGCCAAGAAGAAATCCTTATTTGATGACAGACCAATGGAAATTCAGGAACTTACTTACATAATAAAACAG GACATTACGAGCCTCAACCAACAAATTGGTCAACTACAAGAG CTTGTGAGATCCAAGGCTGGTACACAGGGCAAGCATTTGCAAACTCATTCCAATACTGTTGTTCTCTCACTGCAG tcaaaattagcaaaaatGTCAAAGGATTTCAAGGGAGTCTTGGAAGTCAGGACTGAG AACCTTAAACAACAGAAGGAAAGAAGGGAACAGTTCTCACAGGGAAGTGCTGTTGACAGTTTGCCACCAACAGCAATACAAGGTTCAGTCCTGCAGCGATCCAATGCAGCACGTGGCATTGGTCAGGGAGGCAGTGATGCTGTGGCAATAGATATGGATCAACTGGATAACAGAACACTCATGAACAGTGACATGAGTCAAATACAGATTGTGGAGCAACAG GATGATTATATTAATGCTCGAGCCACCGCCATGGAAAACATCGAGTCAACAATTGTTGAGTTGGGCAGTATTTTCCAAGAGCTTGCTCACATGGTGAAAGAACAGGAAGAACAAATTCAAAG AATTGACGCCAATGTAGAGGCCACAGAACTAAATGTGGAAGCGGCACATGGTGAACTTCTCAAGTATTTCCAATCAGTCACCTCCAACAGATGGTTAATCATCAAAGTATTCTGTGTCCtcatcattttcttcattatttttgttgtttttatgaCTTAG
- the LOC141890405 gene encoding substance-P receptor-like, translating into MASNETEVSIPSSPSFTNTTVVTELYVDNLPVWVHIFGFSLYVILLIMVFFVDTTILFVFWRLKELRNITNNLLCNMVAADLLFALQTPFEGISILSDEWELGNDLCKLHRFLLHTYYNVVILSLTIVSVERYFAICQPMRFKKHEVTFRCGRLIVVAWAASLILSVPQLCLSSVYTVKGKLVCMEERPEDYLKVFLAYHVPIFFALYFVPILTMCFTYIKVSKQLNDVVGRYRERSRFDICSALKMRKNIIRMLLVVFLVFVICLTPLTFMELIHVTPIMKKYDPFGFLSVGVGMLAFSHALFNPLVSSFMSREFRKAAKKAFSCPKKIEFCKLKRKTINEKKRRDMTQSGVQIGKKADNAVYQQEHASNKRAMLSFETITESTDVVSNEE; encoded by the coding sequence ATGGCCAGCAATGAAACTGAGGTATCAATTCCATCATCACCAAGTTTCACGAACACCACAGTTGTGACGGAACTATACGTTGACAATCTACCAGTATGGGTACACATTTTTGGATTCTCTTTGTACGTCATATTGCTCATCATGGTGTTCTTTGTCGATACGaccattttgtttgtattttggcgACTGAAAGAGTTACGAAATATTACGAACAATTTGCTCTGCAACATGGTCGCAGCGGATTTGTTATTCGCCCTTCAAACTCCTTTTGAAGGAATCTCCATTTTAAGCGATGAGTGGGAATTGGGTAATGACCTTTGCAAGCTGCACCGTTTTCTGTTGCATACATATTACAATGTTGTCATCCTAAGTCTGACAATCGTCAGTGTGGAAAGATATTTTGCAATATGTCAACCCATGCGTTTCAAGAAACACGAAGTTACTTTCAGGTGTGGAAGGCTAATCGTAGTTGCTTGGGCAGCCTCGTTGATTTTGTCTGTGCCTCAGTTGTGTCTTAGTTCTGTTTACACAGTGAAAGGCAAACTTGTCTGTATGGAAGAACGGCCTGAAGATTACTTAAAAGTCTTTCTTGCTTATCATGTTCCAATATTCTTTGCCTTGTACTTTGTCCCCATTTTGACGATGTGCTTCACTTACATAAAAGTTTCCAAGCAACTAAACGATGTGGTGGGAAGATATCGCGAAAGATCGCGATTTGACATTTGCAGCGCTTTAAAAATGCGAAAGAATATAATCAGAATGCTTTTGGTGGTGTTTCTAGTCTTCGTTATCTGTCTAACGCCCTTAACCTTCATGGAACTGATTCACGTCACACCAATTATGAAGAAGTATGACCCTTTTGGTTTTCTCTCCGTCGGAGTGGGCATGTTGGCCTTTTCACATGCTCTGTTTAATCCTTTAGTGAGTTCTTTTATGAGCAGAGAATTCAGGAAGGCAGCAAAAAAGGCCTTCAGTTGTCccaagaaaattgaattttgcaaACTAAAACGCAAGACAATTAACGAGAAAAAACGGAGAGATATGACGCAAAGCGGTGTTCAAATAGGAAAGAAGGCAGACAATGCTGTATATCAGCAGGAACATGCTTCTAATAAGCGAGCAATGTTATCATTTGAAACGATCACTGAATCAACTGATGTGGTGAGcaatgaagaataa